Proteins co-encoded in one Medicago truncatula cultivar Jemalong A17 chromosome 8, MtrunA17r5.0-ANR, whole genome shotgun sequence genomic window:
- the LOC11426573 gene encoding serine/threonine-protein phosphatase PP2A-4 catalytic subunit, whose amino-acid sequence MDSNSHGNLDEQISQLMQCKPLSEQEVRVLCDKAKEILMEESNVQPVKSPVTICGDIHGQFHDLAELFRIGGKCPDTNYLFMGDYVDRGYYSVETVTLLVSLKVRYRQRITILRGNHESRQITQVYGFYDECLRKYGSANVWKMFTDLFDYFPLTALVESEIFCLHGGLSPSIETLDNIRNFDRVQEVPHEGPMCDLLWSDPDDRCGWGISPRGAGYTFGQDISEQFNHTNNLKLIARAHQLVMEGYNWGHEQKVVTIFSAPNYCYRCGNMASILEVDDCKGHTFIQFEPAPRRGEPDVTRRTPDYFL is encoded by the exons ATGGATTCAAATTCCCATGGTAATCTCGACGAGCAGATTTCTCAGCTCATGCAGTGCAAACCCTTGTCCGAGCAAGAG GTTAGGGTCTTGTGTGATAAGGCAAAAGAGATTTTGATGGAAGAAAGCAATGTTCAG CCTGTAAAAAGTCCTGTTACAATATGCGGTGATATTCACGGGCAATTCCACGATCTGGCAGAGCTTTTCCGCATCGGAGGGAAG TGTCCAGATACTAATTACTTGTTTATGGGAGATTACGTCGATCGTGGCTATTATTCTGTCGAAACTGTAACG CTTTTGGTCTCCCTTAAAGTGCGTTATCGTCAGCGTATCACTATTTTGAGGGGAAATCATGAAAGTCGCCAG ATTACCCAAGTTTATGGATTCTATGACGAGTGCCTACGGAA GTATGGCAGTGCCAATGTTTGGAAGATGTTTACTGATTTGTTTGACTACTTCCCATTGACAGCATTG GTTGAATCTGAAATATTCTGTCTTCATGGTGGGTTGTCCCCATCCATTGAAACCCTTGACAACATCCGTAATTTTGATCGTGTGCAAGAAGTTCCTCATGAGGGACCCATGTGTGATCTTCTATGGTCTGATCCGGATGATCGCTGTGGTTGGGGTATCTCTCCTAGAGGTGCTGGATATACCTTCGGCCAG GATATATCAGAGCAGTTTAACCATACCAATAATTTGAAGCTGATTGCCAGAGCTCACCAGCTGGTTATGGAAGGATATAACTGGGGTCAT GAGCAAAAGGTGGTTACCATATTCAGTGCTCCTAATTACTGTTATCGCTGTGGGAACATGGCATCCATCCTTGAAGTTGATGACTGCAAAGGACACACATTCATTCAG TTTGAGCCAGCACCAAGGAGGGGAGAGCCAGATGTAACCAGAAGAACCCCTGACTACTTCCTATGA
- the LOC11426574 gene encoding uncharacterized protein translates to METIPVKTMIPSTSLIHNRAFKRNTTTTHITSSRRISSSRHFRFSIHSKFSDTNFQDFQSYTRPSVVLPASDVKVFTDTSLENTLSSLKEDKTKSLFRVKLVTSNLYGSNISDFNAGILLCLIDEDGNSILKRIPVSLMTNHSTESGDILHFQRGSIDEFIFEGPKIARIEAIWVGVDSGQWRLGNISLIVINSEWQPSLPEKEVAPYTGFQYEFRIEDALLGEGTDLSMLELRPNLVTQLEGTDPISLFKKELYDSTLLPTPVISKEESMEEYTNLKFSLLFYDAVLIFFGTSIASLSAGENTGFAFFVGGIGGFLYLLLLQRYVDGLPGSKLITSNKGGTDALFKGLKGPIVSVALALGFAVFLVKYSSGDDVEVFLTPKDIIVGMMGFLACKVSVVLAAFKPITLGQKLPGDM, encoded by the exons ATGGAGACAATTCCTGTCAAGACTATGATTCCTTCAACTTCACTCATTCACAATCGTGCTTTCAAAAggaatacaacaacaacacacaTAACCTCTTCTAGAAGAATTTCAAGTTCAAGACATTTTCGCTTTTCTATTCATTCCAAATTCTCTGATACTAATTTTCAAG ATTTTCAGAGTTATACCAGACCATCAGTTGTTTTGCCAGCCTCTGACGTGAAAGTATTCACAGATACATCATTAGAAAATACTTTATCTTCCCTCAAGGAGGATAAAACCAAATCTTTATTCAGGGTCAAGTTGGTTACCAGCAACTTATATGGCTCAAATATAAGTGACTTCAATGCTGGAATTCTCCTATGCTTGATAGACGAAGATGGAAATTCCATATTGAAAAGAATACCAGTGAGTTTGATGACCAATCATTCTACAGAATCAGGGGATATACTTCATTTCCAAAGAGGTTCCATTGATGAATTCATTTTTGAGGGTCCAAAAATTGCAAGAATTGAGGCTATTTGGGTCGGTGTTGATTCGG GTCAATGGCGACTAGGAAATATCTCCTTAATAGTCATTAATTCTGAATGGCAACCATCATTGCCAGAAAAAGAGGTAGCGCCGTACACCGGATTCCAATACGAATTTCGAATTGAGGATGCATTGCTTGGTGAAGGAACTGATCTATCCATGTTGGAATTAAGACCTAACCTTGTGACTCAGCTTGAAGGGACGGATCCTATAAGTTTGTTCAAAAAAGAACTTTATGACAGTACATTGCTCCCAACTCCTGTGATCTCAAAGGAAGAAAGCATGGAGGAATACAcaaatttgaaattctcattGCTATTTTATGATGCTGTGCTGATATTTTTCGGCACATCAATTGCTTCCCTCTCAGCTGGTGAAAATACCGGGTTCGCTTTCTTTGTTGGTGGGATTGGAGGCTTCTTGTATCTGCTATTGTTGCAGAGGTATGTGGACGGATTGCCAGGTTCAAAATTAATCACAAGCAACAAAGGAGGAACCGATGCATTGTTTAAAGGATTGAAGGGTCCTATAGTAAGTGTGGCATTGGCTTTAGGGTTTGCTGTATTTCTAGTGAAGTATAGCTCAGGAGATGATGTTGAAGTGTTCTTAACACCAAAAGATATCATAGTTGGAATGATGGGATTTCTTGCATGTAAAGTTTCTGTGGTGTTGGCTGCATTTAAGCCTATAACACTTGGACAGAAGTTACCTGGTGACATGTAA